A part of Primulina eburnea isolate SZY01 chromosome 10, ASM2296580v1, whole genome shotgun sequence genomic DNA contains:
- the LOC140802796 gene encoding uncharacterized protein gives MTVMEYTSRFNDLGNYVPTIMSNENMKIHSFKKGLNSRIQSALAVFKPSSFADLMGAAMSAETDIKRREDENKNKKPMINQSFQNGPKFKKTNYSGGIISENAIGSQGNVFKCGKVGHRIRDCPDNKDKGTGPSKQQENKTNARVYAITQEEADNSNEVVAGTSLLNKIPAYTLFDCGATHSFVSRRFAKKLKLAHDILSEPLRVATPARKTIETQKVYRNCEICINEQTFEVELIQLNMVEFDIILGMDWLAKNHAVVDCQKKEIRLQTLTKEEVLFHGKSKERKFLLSASQAWKAVKELKEQLQELLDKKQIRPSASPWGAPVLFVKKKDGSMRLCIDYQELNKITIKNKYPLPRIDDLFD, from the exons ATGACGGTAATGGAATACACGTCGAGATTTAATGATTTGGGAAATTATGTCCCCACAATTATGTCCAATGAAAACATGAAGATTCATAGTTTCAAAAAGGGACTCAACAGCCGAATTCAGTCGGCACTGGCAGTATTCAAACCTAGCAGTTTTGCAGACTTAATGGGAGCCGCAATGAGCGCAGAAACTGATATCAAGAGGCGTGAGGATGAAAACAAGAACAAAAAGCCGATGATCAATCAATCTTTTCAGAACGGTCCCAAGTTTAAGAAAACAAACTACTCAGGAGG TATCATATCGGAGAATGCTATCGGAAGTCAGGGGAATGTTTTTAAGTGCGGAAAAGTGGGCCATCGAATTAGAGATTGTCCAGACAACAAGGACAAAGGAACAGGGCCTAGCAAACAACAAGAAAACAAGACTAATGCTCGGGTCTATGCAATAACCCAAGAGGAAGCCGATAACAGCAACGAAGTGGTGGCAGGTACCAGCTTACTCAATAAAATTCCTGCATATActttgtttgattgtggtgccacACATTCATTTGTGTCTAGAAGATTTGCCAAAAAGCTTAAACTTGCGCATGATATTCTTAGTGAACCGTTAAGAGTAGCAACACCTGCCAGAAAAACAATTGAAACCCAAAAAGTGTATCGAAATTGTGAAATTTGTATCAATGAACAAACTTTTGAAGTGGAATTAATTCAACTCAATATGGTTGAGTTTGACATTATCCTCGGAATGGACTGGTTAGCTAAAAACCATGCCGTTGTGGACTGTCAAAAGAAAGAAATTAGACTTCAGACTCTTACTAAAGAAGAAGTTTTATTTCACGGGaaatccaaagaaagaaaattcCTACTGTCAGCTTCGCAAGCCTGGAAGGCTGTAAAG GAGTTAAAGGAGCAACTCCAAGAATTGCTGGACAAGAAGCAGATCCGCCCTAGTGCATCTCCGTGGGGAGCCCCAGTGCTTTTCGTAAAGAAaaaggacggaagcatgaggctaTGTATCGACTACCAGGAGCTAAACAAGATCaccataaagaataagtacccactcccaagaatagatgatcttttcgatTAG